A DNA window from Solanum lycopersicum chromosome 3, SLM_r2.1 contains the following coding sequences:
- the LOC101253979 gene encoding calcium uniporter protein 1, mitochondrial-like yields MAFKKTLPQRIFSAYKFSAPSLTTCRIASSTLVEVKSTNYDKITTSDPRPRFLHQSLASSSEIQRSLILTGEKLRKKLHEMDVITRDRTRLINGTLLLPPRAPPRPDSIEDARKILRLSRLETLKSRIRKIEKSSMLFAEFIEICKETCNLDDDQGMEFAKRLDDSGDVIVLGNIVFLRPNQVIQAMQELMPMHQLNHEKERMKELEEMEVVKTSIDNKAESLVRKEMWFGLGCLVIQTTAFMRFTFWDLTWDVMEPICFYVTSTYFMVTYFFFLKTSKEPSFQGFFQARFSTKQKRLMKLHSFDLQRYNELRRAQSSIVN; encoded by the exons atggcgtTCAAGAAAACATTACCCCAACGTATTTTTAGTGCATACAAATTTAGTGCTCCATCTCTAACAACATGCCGTATTGCTTCATCAACTTTGGTGGAGGTGAAATCTactaattatgataaaattacgACTTCGGATCCCCGACCACGATTTCTTCACCAATCATTGGCATCATCGTCGGAGATCCAAAGGTCACTAATTCTAACGGGAGAAAAGCTCCGCAAGAAATTACATGAGATGGACGTTATTACAAGAGATAGGACAAGATTAATTAATGGAACATTACTCTTGCCTCCACGGGCCCCACCACGACCCGATTCCATAGAGGATGCGAGAAAGATTTTAAGGTTGTCACGACTTGAGACGTTGAAATCGAGGATAAGGAAAATCGAAAAAAGTTCTATGTTGTTCGCTGAATTTATTGAAATTTGTAAAGAAACATGTAATTTGGATGATGATCAAGGCATGGAATTTGCTAAGAGGCTTGACGATTCTGGTGATGTTATTGTTTTGGGAAACATTGTTTTTCTCCGCCCTAATCAG GTGATTCAAGCCATGCAAGAACTAATGCCAATGCACCAATTAAATCATGAGAAAGAACGAATGAAGGAGCTTGAAGAAATGGAGGTGGTAAAAACATCCATTGACAATAAAGCAGAATCATTAGTACGTAAAGAAATGTGGTTTGGACTTGGATGTTTGGTAATTCAGACAACAGCTTTCATGAGGTTCACTTTTTGGGACTTAACATGGGATGTTATGGAACCAATTTGTTTCTACGTCACATCAACATATTTCATGgttacttattttttctttcttaagaCATCTAAAGAACCTTCTTTTCAAGGATTCTTCCAAGCACGTTTTAGTACAAAGCAAAAACGACTTATGAAACTTCATAGTTTCGATCTTCAGAGGTATAATGAGCTCCGGAGAGCTCAATCATCGATTGTCAATTAA